A stretch of Candidatus Sphingomonas phytovorans DNA encodes these proteins:
- the fahA gene encoding fumarylacetoacetase has protein sequence MTQAGIDETHAPGLESWVADANGHSDFPVQNLPFAIFSRSGEASRPGIAIGDHILDLPAVRHLLPPELGDVPMGQHLNDLFALPAARRRALRRQISTLLSDDRYKASVVPALARAEDCLLHLPAAIGDYTDFYVGIHHATNVGRLFRPDNPLLPNYKYIPIGYHGRASSIRPSGVPVIRPVGQSKGPDDLEPRFGPSARLDYELELGIWIGSGNDLGQPIPIGEAADHIAGFSLFNDWSARDFQAWEYVPLGPFLAKNFHSSISPWVITSEALAPFRIAQPPRPEGDPPPLPYLSDGEDQARGALAIDLRVALLSERMRNEGLAPLELSRSAASNMYWTPAQIVAHHSSNGCNLNPGDLMGTGTISGPDPSGFGSLLEITRGGSVPLPLPTGEQRHFLEDGDEVIFNGHAHAQGFVSIGLGECRARILPATPSATFTS, from the coding sequence GTGACTCAGGCCGGGATCGATGAAACGCATGCGCCGGGTCTCGAAAGCTGGGTGGCGGACGCAAACGGCCATTCCGACTTCCCCGTGCAGAATCTTCCCTTCGCGATCTTTTCGCGCAGCGGTGAGGCATCGCGGCCGGGGATCGCCATCGGTGACCATATCCTAGACCTGCCTGCCGTGCGCCACCTGCTGCCCCCGGAGCTTGGCGACGTGCCGATGGGACAGCATCTCAACGACCTGTTCGCGCTGCCGGCCGCGCGACGGAGAGCGCTCAGGCGGCAGATCTCGACCCTGCTCAGCGACGACAGGTACAAAGCCTCGGTCGTCCCGGCCCTGGCACGGGCCGAGGATTGCCTGCTCCATCTGCCCGCGGCGATCGGGGACTATACCGACTTCTATGTCGGCATCCATCACGCGACGAATGTCGGGCGGTTGTTCCGGCCCGACAACCCGTTGCTACCCAACTATAAATATATCCCGATCGGCTATCATGGACGGGCATCCTCGATCCGCCCGTCCGGAGTTCCGGTGATCCGGCCAGTCGGCCAGTCGAAAGGCCCCGACGACCTGGAGCCGCGCTTCGGACCATCGGCGCGCCTTGATTATGAACTTGAGCTCGGCATCTGGATCGGCAGCGGGAACGACCTTGGACAACCGATCCCGATCGGCGAGGCCGCCGATCATATCGCCGGCTTCAGCCTGTTCAACGACTGGTCGGCGCGCGATTTCCAGGCGTGGGAATATGTCCCGCTGGGGCCGTTCCTCGCCAAGAATTTCCACAGCAGCATTTCCCCCTGGGTCATCACCTCGGAGGCGCTGGCGCCGTTCCGGATCGCGCAACCGCCCCGGCCGGAGGGTGATCCACCTCCCCTTCCCTACCTCTCGGACGGCGAGGACCAGGCCCGGGGCGCCCTGGCGATCGACCTGCGCGTCGCCCTGCTGAGCGAGCGCATGCGTAACGAGGGCCTGGCGCCGCTGGAACTCAGCCGGAGCGCCGCGTCGAACATGTACTGGACCCCGGCGCAGATCGTCGCGCACCACAGCTCCAACGGCTGCAACCTCAACCCGGGCGACCTGATGGGCACCGGCACGATTTCGGGGCCCGATCCGTCGGGCTTCGGCAGCCTGCTGGAGATCACGCGCGGCGGATCGGTGCCTCTCCCGCTCCCGACCGGGGAGCAGCGGCACTTTCTCGAAGACGGGGACGAGGTGATCTTCAACGGACACGCGCACGCCCAGGGTTTCGTCTCGATCGGCCTCGGCGAATGCCGCGCCAGGATCCTGCCCGCCACCCCGAGCGCGACTTTCACCTCATAG
- a CDS encoding heme-binding protein → MNQVTIEQARTIIAKAFAEGEVRSLKPLSVAVLDPGGHLIAFERQDGASTLRHKIAAGKAAGALALGVSSRKIAEMAVERPTFVGAVGTIAPDGIIPAAGGLIIVGGNDEPLGAVGVTGDTSDNDELCAIAGIQATGLDYRP, encoded by the coding sequence ATGAACCAGGTCACGATCGAACAGGCACGGACAATCATTGCAAAGGCATTTGCCGAAGGCGAAGTCCGCTCTCTGAAGCCGCTGAGCGTAGCCGTACTCGATCCCGGCGGGCACCTTATCGCTTTCGAACGGCAGGATGGCGCCTCGACCCTCCGTCACAAGATCGCCGCTGGAAAGGCGGCGGGTGCGCTTGCCCTGGGCGTATCGAGCCGCAAGATCGCCGAGATGGCGGTGGAGCGCCCCACCTTTGTCGGCGCGGTGGGTACCATCGCGCCGGACGGGATCATCCCCGCAGCCGGCGGCCTGATCATCGTCGGCGGAAATGACGAACCGCTGGGCGCAGTGGGCGTGACCGGCGACACCTCCGACAATGACGAACTATGCGCCATCGCCGGAATCCAGGCCACGGGACTGGACTACCGCCCCTGA
- a CDS encoding MFS transporter: MAAAETNTGLPQDRATLVRVVILSFLIVMVDGYDTLMVSFVAPLLAHALHLQPTNIGQLFAAGYFGAIVGAVSMGPLSDRYGRKPMLVGSLLLATAMTFACSLAVTFHQLAGLRFLAGIGLGGALPAVISLTAEHAGHDRRAGTVTLMYIGYPLGAVVGGALTAGVLHAGWPTVFVCAGVACLLATVAALAIPESFKGKAVARAPGRDRNFLRAPLSEGRLWPAVCLWVGLFCLLMLTYALVSWTPSLVVSRGGTPQLAALAGVALNLGGITGALFSIPLINRFGPFLPIAFMTLLGSCFVALIGAPLPSEPFIFGVLFLAGFCVLGAQINFPAMMVDLFPPPVRGAGSGIGMAVGRFGSIVGPLLGGALVAAKVPESRLFLAAAVPAVLAALAMFSAAWLRRANGPGSRAPE; this comes from the coding sequence ATGGCCGCGGCGGAAACGAACACAGGCCTTCCGCAGGATCGCGCCACGCTCGTGCGCGTGGTGATCCTGTCGTTCCTCATCGTCATGGTCGACGGCTATGACACGCTGATGGTGTCCTTCGTCGCGCCGTTGCTCGCGCATGCGCTGCACCTCCAGCCGACGAATATCGGGCAGCTCTTCGCCGCGGGCTATTTCGGCGCGATCGTCGGCGCGGTTTCGATGGGTCCCCTGTCGGACCGCTATGGGCGAAAGCCGATGCTCGTCGGGTCCCTTCTGCTTGCCACGGCAATGACCTTCGCATGCTCGCTCGCCGTGACGTTCCACCAGCTTGCGGGCCTGCGTTTCCTCGCTGGCATCGGGCTTGGCGGTGCCTTGCCGGCTGTCATCTCGCTGACGGCCGAACATGCCGGTCACGATCGCCGTGCCGGCACGGTCACGCTGATGTATATCGGCTATCCGCTGGGCGCGGTCGTCGGCGGTGCGCTGACGGCAGGCGTCCTGCATGCCGGCTGGCCAACCGTCTTTGTCTGCGCTGGCGTCGCCTGCCTGCTGGCGACCGTGGCGGCACTCGCCATTCCTGAATCCTTCAAGGGCAAGGCAGTCGCGCGCGCGCCCGGGCGGGACCGCAATTTCCTGCGCGCGCCGCTTTCGGAAGGGCGCTTGTGGCCGGCGGTCTGCCTCTGGGTAGGGCTGTTCTGCCTGCTGATGCTGACCTACGCCCTGGTGAGCTGGACGCCGTCACTAGTGGTATCGCGGGGCGGCACGCCGCAACTGGCGGCGCTCGCGGGCGTCGCCCTCAATCTCGGCGGAATCACCGGTGCGCTTTTCAGTATTCCGTTGATCAACCGCTTCGGTCCTTTTCTCCCGATCGCTTTCATGACCCTGCTGGGCTCCTGCTTCGTCGCCTTGATCGGGGCTCCGCTTCCTTCGGAGCCATTCATCTTCGGGGTATTGTTCCTGGCGGGCTTCTGCGTCCTCGGCGCTCAGATCAACTTTCCAGCGATGATGGTCGACCTCTTCCCCCCGCCCGTTCGCGGGGCCGGTTCGGGCATCGGCATGGCGGTGGGGCGTTTCGGCTCGATCGTCGGCCCGCTGCTTGGTGGCGCGCTGGTGGCGGCCAAGGTTCCGGAAAGCCGGCTGTTCCTTGCTGCTGCGGTGCCGGCGGTGCTGGCCGCGCTGGCGATGTTCAGCGCAGCTTGGTTGCGGCGCGCGAACGGCCCGGGATCACGCGCGCCGGAATGA
- a CDS encoding amidohydrolase family protein, with translation MTATEPLVSQPMRPAETLETPMFDMPEGAVDAHMHIFGPLDCYPSVERPHYTLPDATLEQFRAAMPVLGLRHFVIVQPSFYDTDNRCLIDNLKAAGGMARGVVMVDPDVDVATLQAYAEAGVCGVRLDLFKRAQLPLQEIQDFITAMAAKVAPLGWHLQFYAPGYVVRDLIDFLATLEIDYVIDHMGYMLEEDGLTEDDFSRLLALMKQGRCWLKLSAPYRLAKKRGMDPVNEIAKAIVAAAPERAIWGSDWPHIPEGGRDTGALLNLLAIWAPDPAVRKQILSDNPRKLLGFA, from the coding sequence ATGACAGCAACCGAACCGCTCGTTTCGCAGCCGATGCGCCCAGCAGAAACGCTCGAAACGCCGATGTTCGACATGCCGGAAGGCGCGGTCGACGCGCACATGCACATCTTCGGTCCGCTTGATTGCTACCCCTCCGTCGAACGGCCGCATTATACGCTGCCCGATGCCACGCTTGAGCAGTTTCGCGCGGCGATGCCGGTTCTGGGCCTTCGCCATTTCGTGATCGTGCAGCCGAGTTTCTACGATACGGACAATCGGTGCCTGATCGATAATCTGAAGGCTGCGGGCGGCATGGCCCGGGGCGTTGTGATGGTCGACCCGGACGTCGATGTCGCCACGCTCCAGGCCTATGCGGAGGCCGGTGTCTGCGGCGTGCGGCTCGACCTGTTCAAGCGCGCCCAACTGCCGTTGCAGGAAATCCAGGATTTCATCACCGCGATGGCAGCGAAGGTCGCGCCGCTTGGCTGGCACCTCCAATTCTATGCTCCAGGCTATGTTGTGCGCGACCTGATCGACTTCCTTGCGACGCTCGAGATCGATTATGTCATCGACCATATGGGCTATATGCTCGAGGAGGATGGCCTGACCGAGGACGATTTCTCGCGACTGCTCGCGCTGATGAAGCAGGGGCGTTGCTGGCTCAAGCTGTCGGCACCCTATCGCCTCGCGAAGAAGCGCGGCATGGATCCAGTCAATGAGATCGCCAAGGCAATCGTCGCCGCCGCGCCCGAGCGCGCGATCTGGGGGTCGGACTGGCCGCATATCCCGGAGGGCGGACGGGATACCGGCGCCCTGCTCAACCTGCTTGCAATATGGGCGCCCGATCCGGCGGTCAGGAAGCAGATCCTGAGCGACAACCCCAGAAAACTCCTGGGCTTCGCCTGA
- a CDS encoding aldolase/citrate lyase family protein yields the protein MRYDRERSIDLETPVMVRLAAGHRILSLGIRYSRTPDIARMASGAGYDLVWIDLEHSSISIDAASQIAATAHDIGLGAWVRVPEREYGVIGRLLDSGATGIIGPKIENDAEARLLAAACRFPPVGKRSMLARLPQTGFVRTPADEFVTTANRSITVQALIESPLGVENADAIAAVEGIDIVAVGTNDLTAEMGCPGKVRDPAVMQACERVAAAARKHGKVAIIGGVADDDHFLALLDMGFAPFIFAGIDTDVVAEGLTQRADSWRRKFA from the coding sequence GGTCATGGTGCGCCTTGCCGCCGGCCATCGCATATTGTCTCTCGGCATCCGCTACAGCCGCACGCCCGATATCGCGCGCATGGCGTCGGGGGCAGGCTACGACCTTGTCTGGATCGACCTTGAGCACAGCAGCATATCCATCGACGCCGCGTCGCAGATTGCCGCCACGGCACATGATATCGGGCTTGGCGCGTGGGTGCGTGTCCCGGAACGCGAATATGGGGTCATCGGCAGGCTCCTCGACAGCGGCGCCACCGGGATCATCGGGCCAAAGATTGAGAACGATGCCGAGGCACGTCTTCTCGCAGCCGCATGCCGCTTCCCGCCCGTCGGGAAGCGGTCGATGCTCGCCAGGCTTCCGCAAACGGGTTTTGTCCGCACGCCGGCGGATGAATTCGTAACGACAGCCAACCGGTCGATCACCGTTCAGGCCCTCATTGAATCCCCGCTAGGCGTTGAAAATGCCGATGCGATCGCCGCTGTCGAGGGCATCGACATCGTCGCGGTCGGCACCAACGATCTGACCGCTGAAATGGGCTGTCCGGGAAAGGTGCGCGATCCAGCGGTGATGCAGGCTTGCGAACGCGTGGCCGCGGCCGCTCGAAAGCACGGAAAGGTCGCGATCATCGGCGGCGTGGCCGATGACGATCATTTTCTGGCGTTGCTCGACATGGGGTTCGCGCCCTTCATTTTCGCCGGCATCGATACCGATGTCGTGGCGGAGGGGCTGACGCAACGTGCGGACAGCTGGCGCCGCAAGTTCGCCTGA